AAAAGCCACCTGCAGCGCCACCGGCATGTGCGTGAGCACCAGCGTGGGCAGCACTTTCTGCGGATCGTCTTCCAGCAGCGCGGCCGTGCCCGGCAGCACCAGCAGCGCCGCCATGACCACGAACATGGGCACGAAGGCAAAGCCGATGTAGAGCAGCCCGCCTATGACCGGCCCCTTGCGCGCGGTCTCGGCGTTGTTGGACGACATCACGCGCTGGAACACGTCCTGCTGCGGGATGGAGCCCAGCATCATGGTGATGGCCGCGGCAAAGAAAAAAGTCCATTCCTTGGCGCCGCCCTTGGGCAGAAACTGCAGCTTGCCTTCGCTCGCGGCGTAGGAGATCACGCGCTCGGCGCCGCCGGCAATCTCGGCCGCATACCAGGCAATCGCCAGCAGGCCTGCGGCGATCACGATCATCTGCACGAAGTCGGTCAGCGCCACCGACCACATGCCGCCATAGAGCGTGTAGATGAGCACGATGAGCGTGCCTATGACCATGCCCCAGGCGAGCGTGATCGCGCTGTCGCTCAGGATGTTGAACACCAGCCCCAGCGCGGTGATCTGCGCTCCCACCCAGCCCAGATAGCTCAGGATGATGATGCTCGAGCACAGCACCTCCACCACGCGCCCATAGCGGCGGCGGTAGTAGTCGCCGATGGTGATGATGTTCATCGCGTAGAGCTTGCGCGCGAAGAACAGCCCCACCAGCACCAGGCACATGCCCGCGCCAAACGGGTCTTCCACCGTGCCGTGCAGCCCCTCCTTGACGAACTGCGCCGGCGCGCCCAGCACCGTCTCCGAGCCGAACCAGGTGGCAAAGGTAGTGGCAATCACCACCGCCAGTGGCAGGCTGCGCCCCGCGACCGCGTAGTCGGCGGTGTTCTGCACGCGCCGCGCAGCCAGCAGGCCGATGGCGATGGACACCAGCAGATACAGGACGATGAAAGTCACCAGCATGGGCGGCTCCGGCTGCAGTTGGAAAAAGCGCGCGGATTATCAGCGCAAGCTGCGGCAAAGCGCGCCACGTGCGGGCGCAATGCGCGGTATTTACAACACCCGGATGCGCACGATCAGCTGGAACACCACCAGCCCCAGCACAAAGCCCAGCCACGCGTACAGCAGGCGCTGCAGCAGGCGGTTGGTGCGCTGCTGTTCGGCCAGCAGCTGGCGCAGCTCGGCGGACTCGGCCTGCGGGCCGCGGCGCAGGTAGCCATGCAGCAGGCGCGGCAGCTCGGGCAGCAGCTTGGCGTAGCGCGGCGCTTCGGCCTGCAGCTCGCGCCACAGGCGCCGCGGACCGAGCTGCTCGCGCATCCACCTCTCCAGGAAGGGCTTGGCCGTGCTCCACAAGTCCAGGTCGGGGTCGAGCTGGCGCCCCAGACCCTCGATGTTCAGCAGCGTCTTTTGCAGCAGCACCAGTTGCGGCTGGATCTCCACCTGAAAGCGCCGCGAGGTCTGGAACAGCCGCAGCAGCACCATGCCCAGCGAGATCTCCTTGAGCGGGCGGTCGAAGTAAGGTTCGCACACCGCGCGGATCGCGCCTTCAAGCTCATTGACCCGGGTGTCGGCAGGCACCCAGCCGCTTTCCACGTGCAGCTCGGCCACGCGCTTGTAGTCACGCCGGAAGAAGGCGGTGAAGTTCTGCGCGAGGTATTCCTTGTCCACCTCGGTGAGCGAGCCGACGATGCCGAAATCCACCGAGATGTAGCGCCCGAAGGTCTCGGGCTCGGTGCTCACCATGATGTTGCCCGGGTGCATGTCGGCGTGAAAGAAGCCGTCGCGAAACACCTGGGTGAAGAAGATGGTGACGCCATCGCGCGCCAGCCGCGGGATGTCCACGCCGGCCTCGCGCAAGGCCTCGATCTGGCTGATGGGCAGGCCCTTCATGCGCTGCATCACCAGCACGTCGCTGTGGCACCAGTCCCAGAACACCTCGGGGATCAGCACCAGCGCCAGCCCCGCCATGTTGCGCCGCAGTTGCGCCGCGTTGGCCGCTTCGCGCAGCAAGTCGAGCTCGTCGTGCAGGTAATTGTCGAACTCGCGCACCACCTCGCGCGGCTTGAGCCGCCGCCCGTCGGCCGAGAGGCGGCTGACCCAGCCCGCCACCATGTGCATCAGCGCCAGGTCTTTCTCGATCGCCGCCAGCATGCCGGGGCGCAGCACCTTCACCGCCACCTCGCGCTCGCGTCCCTGCTTGTCGCGCAGCACCGCAAAATGCACCTGGGCGATCGAGGCGCTGGCCACCGGTTCGCGCTCGAAGGAGACGAAGATCTCATCGAGCGGACGGCGAAACGAGCGCTCTATCGTGGCCACCGCAATGGCCGGGTCAAAGGGCGGCACGCGGTCTTGCAGCAGCGCCAGCTCGTCGGCGATGTCCGGCGCCAGCAGGTCGCGGCGAGTGGAGAGCACCTGGCCGAACTTGACGAAGATCGGGCCCAGCTGCTGCAGCGCCTCGCGCAGGCGCTGCCCGCGCGGCGCGTCCAGGCGCCGCCCTATGGTGATGACGCGCGTGAAACCGCGCACCCAGGGACGGGAAAAGCCCGAGAGCACCAGCTCATCGAGGCCGTAGCGCAGGGCCACCCAGAGGATGGCCACACCGCGAAAGAAACGGCTCATGTGCCGGCCGCAGCGTCCGTTTTGGCGCCGGCCTGCGCCCGCCCGCGTGCGACGAAGCGGCGTAGCGCCGCCAGCACCTGCTGCGCCCCGCCGGCCAGCAGGTGCGCGGGCGTGTCGCCCAGCAGGCGCGCCAGGTCTTCCTCGATGTCCCAGCGCAGGTTCTGCGCCAGCCACTGGATGTCGGCAGCCAGCTGCACGTCGCCTTCGATGCGAATCTCGGGCCGCTCGCCGGCCAGCGCGCCGCGCGCCAGCTCCAGCGGCGCCGTCTGGGTAAACCAGGCCTGCAGGTCGGCGCGCGCGCCTTCGGGCGCGAGATCAAGCAGCCCTGCGGGCGTGACCTGCAGCGCCATGTGCAGGCTGCGCCAATGCAAGCGCGCCACGCGGCCGCCCTGGCGTTGCAGACGCTGCATGGCAGCGGGCTCCTGCTGCAGCACGTGGTTGAGCAGCAGCACCAGCCGGTGCTGCGTGCCCTTGACCAGCCATTGCGGCGCCCGGGGCGGGCGCGGCAGTTGCGCCACAAGCCGGTGCAGGAAAGAAAAAGGGGACCGTGTGTTCATGGTCCCCGATTATTCCCCGAACGGCGCTCGGCGCCACGGGCCGCAGACACGGCCCGCAGCGCGCTACTGCAGCGCCTGCAGCCCGGCAACCAGCCAGCCGCTCCTGCCGTCCTTGGGCTTGGTCATGTTCCAGACCTCGCGGAAGGGGTTGGGGCCGGCCGAGCGGTCTTCACGGATCACGCCGGAAAACTCCACGCTGGCCAGGTATTCGCCGTCCAGCTCCTCGATGCCGAGCAGCTTGGCTTCGAGCATCAGCACCTCGGTCTGGTTCGGACCCTGGCCGCCGCGCTGCGCCTCGCGCTCCTGCAGCTGGCTGCGCACCTCTTCGAGCATGCTGTCGGTCATCATGGAACGCAGCGTGACGAAGTCGCTGCGGTCCCAGGCCGACTGCAATGTGGTGAAGTTGCGCTTGGCCGCTTCGAGAAAGCCCTGCACGTCAAAGCCCTCGGGCACGCCCCAGGCCTGCGAGCCGGCCAGCGCCGAGCCTATGGCCACGCCGGCGCCGGCCGCAGGCGCGGCGTCAAAGGCCATGCGCGGGTCTTCCCAGGGGCGAGCCGATGCGTCGTTGCCCACCTTGGCCGGGTTGTACTGGCCTGGCATGCGCGCCGCTGCCTCGCCCCCCGCGCCCTGAAAGGCCAGCGGCGAAGCGCCCGAGCCCGCGCCCGCCTTGGGGCGCATGAGCATGCGCAAAACCGCCACGCCCACCAGCACCAGCAGGGCAATCAGAAGGAACTGGCCGAACTCGGCCCCTAGCCCCAGCGCGCTGGCGAGCCAGGCCAGACCCAGGCCCGCGGCCAGGCCGCCGAGCATGCCGGCCCAGGGCTTGCGCGGCGCGGCATTGGCTGCGCCCGGTGCGGCCGCGGGTTTGGCGGCGTTGGCGCTGTTTTGCGCCGCGTTGGGCGCCTTGGCCGGCGCGCGCACCGCCTCGCGCTGCGTCACGTTGGCCGATTGGCGCCCGAGCGAGCGGCCGCCGCCCAGGCGCGCCGCCTCGGCATCGGCATAGACCAACGTCAGCAGCGTCAGCAGAACCACGGACCACAGATGCTTCATAGTTACCTCATCACTCCATCAAATCAAATACAAGCACACTCAAAAAACCAGAAGATTCAAGGCAAAAGCCATACCAGTCACAACCATGGGCGACGATCAACATTTCACCCCCACATGCAGCGCCACCACGCCGCCGGTCAGGTTGTGGTAGTCCACATGCCCGAAACCCTGGCGCTGCATCAGCGCCTTGAGCTCATCCTGGCCCGGATGCATGCGTATCGACTCCGCCAGGTAGCGGTAGCTTTGCGCGTCGCCCGCTACCCACTTGCCTAAACGCGGCAGCACCTGAAAAGAATACAAGTCGTAGATTTTTTCCAGTGGCGGCGCCACCTTGGAGAACTCCAGCACCAGCAGGCGCCCGCCGGCGCGCAGCACGCGCGCCATCTCGGCCAGGGCGCGGTCCTTGTGCGTCATGTTGCGCAGTCCGAAGGCCACGCTGACCAGGTCGAAATGCCCGTCCGCAAACGGCAGGCGCTCGGCGTCGCAGACCAGCGTGGGCAGCACCACGCCGCGGTTGAGGAGACGTTCGCGCCCGGTGCGCAGCATGGCTTCATTGATGTCTGTGTGCACCACCTGGCCGCCGGTTCCCACCTTTTTCGCGAACGCGAGCGCCAGGTCGCCCGTGCCGCCGGCGATGTCGAGCACACGATCGCCCTCGCGCAGATTGGCGACCATGACGGTATAGGCCTTCCACAGGCGGTGCAGGCCGACGGACATCAGGTCGTTCATGATGTCGTAGCGCGGCGCGACCGAGTCGAACACGCCGCGCACGCGCTCGGCCTTCTCGCCCTCGTCTACCGTCTGGAATCCGAAATGTGTAGCAGCCATGCCTCGATCGTAGGCGAGGCCGGGCGCAAACGTGACAAGGCCGGCGCTATCCCCGGCACTTGTGTCGCTATTTCGCTGAAACGCCGTGTGCGGGTTTCAGTGCGACTTCTTTTTGGAGACGGTAGCGCCGCGCCGCACCATGGGCGTGTCGCGGTCGGCGCCCGCCTCCTGCAGACGCTGCAGGTAGTTGGCCCACAGCGTCTGCTGCTCGCGCCCGAGCTTGTAGAGGTAGCTCCAGGTGAACAGGCCGCTGTCGTGCCCGTCGGAAAAAATCGGGCGGATCGCGTAGTTGCCCATGGGCTCGATGCCGTTGACCGTGACCTCGCGCTTGCCGGTCTGCAGCACCTCCTGCCCCGGTCCGTGGCCGGTGACCTCCGCCGAGGGCGAGTACACGCGCATGAGTTCGAAGGGGATGTGAAAGTGCTCACCACTGGAGAAGGAAATCTCCAGCACCCGCGAGCGCTGGTGCACGGTGATGGACAAGGGCACGGGCGTGCCAGAGGTCTGCTCTGCCATGGTCTCTCAAGGAATGCAATTTCTGATCAAACAGGCTTCAAACGCTTGCCCAGTACGCGCAAGCAGCTATCAAACCGATAGAGACTGCTGCCACTGCGCCAGGCGCGCGTTCAGCCGATCATGCACCAGGGGCTGCTTTGCCGCGATGGCCGCAATGCGCGCAGTGTCTTGCGCGCGCCGCGCCGGCGCCCAGATGGCGTCGGGGAAGTGGCTGTCCCAGGCAAAGCGCGCCAGCACATGCCAATGCAGGTGCGCGACCTGGTTGCCCAGCGCAGCGAGGTTGATCTTGCGCGGCGCGAGCAGCTCGCGCAGCACCTCTTCGACCAGCACCACGGCTTGCATGCAGCGGCCGCGCTGCGCGGCGGACAGCTCGGAAAATTCCGCCACATGGGCATTCCACACCACGCGGTAGAAGGCCGGGAAACCCGGCTCATCGGCCTGGATGACGCGCAGCTCCTGCCCGCGCCAGACCAGCGCACCGCCCGCCGACTGGCACAGCGGGCAGCCGCTCAGCGCCGTCGCCATGCGTCAGAACAGCACGCGGGTGCGAATGGTGCCGGGCACCTTGGCGAGCTTTTCCAGCGCCATGTCGGACGAACGCGCGTCCAGATCGACCACCACGTAGCCGACGTTGTCGCGCGTCTGCAGGAACTGCGCCGAGATGTTCACCTCGCCGTCCGAGAGGATGCGGTTGATCTCGGACATCACGCCCGGAATGTTGCGGTGGATGTGCAGCAGCCGGTTCTTGCCCGGGTGTGCGGGCAGCGCCACCTCGGGCAGGTTGACCGAGCTCGTCGAGGTGCCGGTGTCGCTGTAGGTGATGAGCTTGTGCGCGACCTCCAGGCCGATGTTGGCCTGCGCCTCCAGCGTGGAGCCGCCGATGTGCGGCGTGAGGATGACGTTGTCCAGCCCGCGCAGCGGCGAGACGAACTCGTCCCCGGTGCTCTTGGGCTCCACCGGGAAGACGTCGATCGCCGCGCCCACGATGCGCCCGGCCTTGACAGCCTCGGCCAGCGGCTCGATCTCCACCACCGTGCCGCGCGAAGCGTTGATCAGAATGCTGCCCGGCTTCATCTGCGCGATCTGCTCGGCGCCCATCATCCACTGGGTAGAAGGCAGTTGCGGCACGTGCAGGCTGACGATGTCCGATTGCGCGAGCAGCGTCTTGAGCGAATCGACCTGGTGCGCATTGCCCAGCGGCAGCTTGGCGATGACGTCGTGAAAGATCACGTGCATGCCCAGGCTCTCGGCCAGCACCGAAAGCTGCGAGCCGATCGCGCCGTAGCCGACGATGCCCAGCGTCTTGCCGCGCGCCTCGTGCGAGTTGTCCGCGCTCTTGAGCCAGCCGCCCCGGTGCGCGGCGGCGTTGCGCGCGGGGATGCCGCGCAGCAGCAGGATGGCCTCTGCCAGCACCAGCTCGGCGACCGAGCGGGTGTTGGAATACGGCGCGTTGAACACCGCAATGCCCTTGTCGCGCGCGGTGTTCAGATCGACCTGGTTGGTGCCTATGCAAAAGCACCCTATGCCCACGAGCTTGTGCGCATGCTGCAACACCTCGCCGGTGAGTTGGGTGCGCGAGCGCACGCCGATGAAATGCACGTCGGCAATCTTGTCCAGCAGCTCCTGCCCTTCCAGCGCGCGCGGCAGCAGCTCCACGTTGGAATAGTCGGCCGCGTGCAGCGCATCCACCGCGCACTGGTGGATGCCTTCGAGCAGCAGAAACTTGATCTTGCTTTTATCCAGGGAGGTCTTGGGCATGTGCTCTTCCGTTCGTTGTGGCGCCTGCGCGTGCAGGCAGGGAAACCGTGCGTTCAAGGCCCGATTGTGCATCGCACAAAAAACCTCTGCCAAGCCCGGGCGCGCCAGCCCGGCCCGCGATGCCGGCATGCGTGTCGCGTGAATTACCCCGTTTGGGCGCCAAGAGCTGCCACAATTTGCGGCGGGTAAACCCGGTTGCGCCAAACAAACCGCTGTGCGAAAAAAGGCAACCGAGCACAGTGGACCGAGGCCGCGCAGCCTGCGCGGCGGCCGTTCCCTTTTCCGATAGAACAAGGAGCATTCATGCGATTCAAACCCTTGGCGCTGGCCGGCGCCGCCATGCTGTCTCTGGCCATGGCCGTGCCCGCGCAGGCACAGACCGAGATCCAGTGGTGGCATTCCATGGGCGGCGCCCTGGGCGAATGGGTCAACGACCTGGCCAACCAGTTCAACGCCAGCCAGAAGGACTACAAGGTAGTGCCCACCTTCAAGGGCAGCTACGACGAATCCATGACCGCCGCGATCGCCGCCTTTCGCGCCGGCAACGCGCCCGACATCCTGCAGGTGTTCGAAGTGGGCACCGCGACCATGATGGCCAGCAAGGGCGCGATCAAGCCGGTGGCCGAGGTCATGAAGATGGCCGGCGTCAACTTCGACCCCAAGGCCTACGTGCCTGCCGTGGCCGGCTACTACACCGCGCCCAACGGCCAGATGCTGAGCATGCCCTTCAACAGCTCGACGGTGGTGTTTTACTACAACAAGGACGCGTTCAAGTCCGCCGGGCTCGATGCCAGCAAGCCGCCCAAGACCTGGCCCGAAGTGGTGCTGGCCGCAGGCAAGCTCAAGGCCGCGGGCCACAAGTGCCCGTTCACCACGAGCTGGATCAGCTGGACGCAGCTGGAGAACTTCTCCGCCTGGCACAACGTGCTGTTCTCTTCGCTGAACAACGGCTTTGGCGGCATGGGCACGCGCCTGGAGTTCAACAGCCCGCTGCACGTGCGCCACTTTGAAAACCTGGCCAACATGGCCAAGCAGGGTTTGTTCGTCTACAAGGGGCGCAACAACGCTGCCGACGCGACGCTGGTCTCGGGCGAATGCGCGATGGGCACCGCCTCCGCCGGGCTGCTGGGCAACCTCAAGCGCAACGCCAAGTTCGACTTCGGCGTGAGCACCATGCCCTACTACCCCGACGTGGCCGGCGCGCCGCAGAACTCGGTGATCGGCGGGGCCAGCCTGTGGGTAATGGCCGGCAAGAAGAACGAGGTCTACAAGGGCGTGGGCGAATTCCTGAGCTACCTGGCCAAGCCTGAAGTGGCCGCCGCCAGCCACCAGCGCACCGGCTACCTGCCGGTGACCACGGCAGCCTACGAGCTGACCGAAAAGTCCGGCTTCTACAAGGAAAACCCGGGCGCCGACGTGGCCGTGACACAGATGATCCGCAAGACCACCGACAAGTCGCGCGGCATCCGCATCGGCAACTTCGTGCAGGTGCGCACCATCATCGACGAGGAGACCGAAAACATCTGGTCGGGCAAGAAGACGCCCAAGGAAGGGCTGGACGCCGCGGTCAAGCGCGGCAACGAACAGCTCGAACGCTTCCAGAAGGCAAACAAGGGCTGATTTGCACGCCGGGGGCTTGCGCCGCGACTTTCTGACGATTTTTGCCCGCAAGCCCCGCCAATAGCGCGCAAGGCGCTATTGTTTTTCATATCTCCCTGAGCCTGGCGCGCCTGCGGCAGCGGCCGGGCGTCGATTACCATCGCCCTCCATGGAAAAACGCGTTCGCTTCAAGTCCGCCTGGCTGCCCTGGGTGCTGGTGGCGCCGCAGATGGCGATCGTGCTGGTGTTCTTCTTCTGGCCTGCGGGCCAGGCGCTCTACCAGAGCGTGCTGCAGGAGGACGCCTTCGGCACCAGCCGCGAATTCGTCGGGCTGGAGAACTTTCGCCGGCTCTGGGAAGACCCGAGCTACGTCGATTCCTTCTACACCACCGCCCTCTTTTCCGTGCTGGTAGCGGCCATCGGCATCTGCGTGGCGCTGTTGCTGGCGGTGATGGCCAACCGCGTGGTGCGCGGCGCGGCCATCTACAAGACGCTGCTGATCTGGCCGTATGCGGTTGCGCCCGTGGTCGCCGGCGTGCTCTGGCTGATGATATTCGCCTCGCCCTGGGGCGTGGTCTCCTACACCCTGCAGGCGCTGGGCTACGACTGGAACCACCTGCTGAGCGGGCGCGACGCAATGGCGCTGATCGTCATGGCCTCGGTGTGGAAGCAGATTTCCTACAACTTCCTGTTCTTTCTCGCGGGGCTGCAGTCTGTGCCCTCGTCGGTGATCGAGGCGGCCACCATAGACGGCGCCTCGCCCTGGAAGCGCTTCTGGAGCATCGTCTTTCCGCTGCTCTCGCCGATCACCTTCTTCCTGCTGGTGATGAACGTGATCTACGCCTTCTTCGACACCTTTGCCATCGTGGACGCGGCCACCCAGGGCGGGCCGGGCAAGGACACCTCCATCCTGGTCTACAAGGTGTATTACGACGGCTTCAAGGCGCTGGACATGGGCGGCTCGGCCGCGCAGTCGGTGGTGCTGATGGCGGTCGTCATCCTGCTGACCGTGTTCCAGTTTCGCTTCGTCGAAAAGAAGGTCCAGTACTGAAACTGATCATGCCCCCACGCTCACTTCGTTCGCTGCCCCCCGAGGGGGCCTCAGCGCCTTCGGGCGGCCGGGCGGCGCTGACGTGATCGAGCGCCGCCCCGTCCTGGACTTCGTCTCGCACGCCGTGCTCATCCTGGGCGTGCTGGTCATCGCCTTCCCGGTCTATGTGGCGTTCGTCGCCAGCACCCAGACGGCCGCGCAGATCACCGGCAGCAACCCGCTGTCGCTGCTGCCCGGGGGCAACATCGTCAACAGCTACTACCTCGCGCTCATGGGCGGCAAGGTGGCCGCGGGCGGCACCATTCCGCCGGGCTGGCCCATGCTGTGGGTGAGCTTTGTCACCGCCATGGGCATAGCGCTGGGCAAGATCGCGATCTCGCTGCTGTCGGCCTTCGCCATCGTGTACTTTCGCTTTCCGTTTCGCGGCCTGGTGTTCTGGATGATTTTCATCACGCTGATGCTGCCGGTGGAGGTGCGCATTGGCCCGACCTACCAGGTGGTCTCCGACCTGAAGATGCTCAACAGCTACGCCGGCCTGACGGTGCCCCTGATCGCCTCGGCGACGGCCACCTTCCTGTTTCGCCAGTTCTTCCTCACGGTACCCGACGAGCTCGCCGAAGCCGCACGCATAGACGGCGCGGGGCCGATGCGCTTCTTCAAGGACATCCTGCTGCCGCTGTCCAAGACGACCATGGCCGCGCTGTTCGTGATCCAGTTCATCTACGGCTGGAACCAGTACCTGTGGCCGCTGATCGCGACGACGAGCGAGGACATGTACCCCATCGTGCTCGGCATCAAGCGCGCCATCTTCGGCGAGATCTACGTCGAATGGAACGTGGTCATGGCCACCGCCATCCTTGCGATGATTCCGCCGGCCATCGTCGTCATCCTCATGCAGAAGTGGTTCGTCAAGGGCCTGGTCGACACCGAAAAGTAACATGGCTTCCATCCAGTTTTCCCAGGTCATCAAGCGCTACGGCAGCGGGCCCAAAGCCAACCAGGTCATCCACGGCGTGACGGCCGACATCGCGGACGGCGAGTTCGTCGTCATCGTCGGCCCCTCGGGCTGCGGCAAGTCGACGCTCTTGCGCATGGTGGCGGGGCTGGAGGAGATCAGCGAAGGCACGATCTCCATCGGCGCGCGCGTGGTCAACCAGCTCGAACCGTCCGAGCGCGACATCGCCATGGTGTTCCAGAACTACGCGCTCTATCCGCACATGAGCGTGTTCGACAACATGGCCTACGGGCTGAAGATCAAGAAAGTGCCCGCACCCGATATCAAGGCGCGGGTGGACAAGGCCGCCGCCATTCTGGAGCTCTCCGGGCTGCTCGCGCGCAAGCCGCGCGAGCTCTCGGGCGGGCAGCGCCAGCGCGTGGCCATGGGCCGCGCCATCGTGCGCCAGCCGCAGGTGTTTCTGTTCGACGAGCCGCTGTCCAACCTGGACGCCAAGCTGCGCGCCCAGACCCGCCTGGAGATCGAGAAACTGCACCGCGAGCTGGGCATCACCAGCCTGTTCGTCACCCACGACCAGGTGGAGGCGATGACGCTTGCGCAGCGCATGATCGTGATGAACGCCGGGCGCATGGAGCAGTTCGGCACGCCCGAAGAGGTCTACCACCGCCCCGCGTCCACCTTCGTCGCCGGCTTCATCGGCGCGCCGCCGATGAACCTGCTCTCGGGCGTCCCCGGCGTGCGCGACGGCGTGCTGCTGGGCATACGCCCCGAGCATCTGCGCGTGGTCGCCTCGGGCGGCTGGGAGCTGCAGGTGGACACGGTGGAGATGCTCGGCGCCGAGCGCCTGGTACACGGCCACCTGGCCGGCCCCCAGGGCGAGCGCATGATCGTGCGCATGAACGAAACCGAAGAGCGCCCCCTGCCCGGCCAGACGCTGCACGTGCTGCCGCTGGAAGACCGCATCCACGGCTTTGATGCCGGCACCGGCCTGCGCATCGAAGCCTGAACTACGCTTTTGCTAGCTGCCAGCGCTCGCCACACAAGGGCTGGAACCTGAAAACATGCCAAAGTCTGAACTCCCTGCCTGGCCGTATCCGCGCTGGATCGCGCACCGCGGAGCGGGCAAGCTCGCGCCCGAGAACACCCTGGCCGCATTTCGCCTTGGCGCGCGCCACGGCTGGCGCATGTTCGAATGCGACGCCAAGCTCAGCAGCGACGGGGTGCTCTTCCTGCTGCACGACACCGGCCTTGAGCGCACCACCAACGGCCAGGGCTGCGCCGGCGAGCGCAGCTGGGGCGAACTGGCCCAGCTGGACGCGGGCAGCTGGCATTCGCGCGAATTCGCCGGCGAGCCGCTGCCCACGCTCGAGCGCGTCGCGCGCTGGTGCCTGGCCAACCACCTGCAGTTGAACATCGAAATCAAGCCCACGCCCGGCACCGAACACGCCAGCGGCCTAGCCGTGGCGCGCCTGGCCGCACGGCTGTGGCAGGGGCAGGCGACGGGGCCACTGCTGACTTCGTTTCAGCCGGCGGCCCTGGCCGGCGCGCGCGAGGGCGCACCCGAGCTGGCGCGCGGCTTGCTGCTCGACGAGGCGCGCCCCGACGCCCTGGAGCTCGCGCGCGAGCACGCCTGCGTGGCCCTGGTGTGCAACCACCGGCTGTGGCATGCCGACAGCGTCGCCGCCGCCCACGCGGCGGGCCTGCGCGCGCTGAGCTATACGGTCAACGACGAAGAGACCGCCGGCCGCCTCTGGCAGCTCGGCGTCGACGGCATCATCAGCGACCGGGTAGAGCTCTTCAGCCCCGCCGGCTGATCAACGCCAGGCACGCAGCTGCAGCCAGTGGGCGCTGGCCAGCACCAGCACCAGCGCCGCCCAGGTAGCCATGCGCCCGTCGCTGCCCAGCAGCCACAAG
The DNA window shown above is from Comamonas sp. NLF-1-9 and carries:
- the ugpB gene encoding sn-glycerol-3-phosphate ABC transporter substrate-binding protein UgpB, with translation MRFKPLALAGAAMLSLAMAVPAQAQTEIQWWHSMGGALGEWVNDLANQFNASQKDYKVVPTFKGSYDESMTAAIAAFRAGNAPDILQVFEVGTATMMASKGAIKPVAEVMKMAGVNFDPKAYVPAVAGYYTAPNGQMLSMPFNSSTVVFYYNKDAFKSAGLDASKPPKTWPEVVLAAGKLKAAGHKCPFTTSWISWTQLENFSAWHNVLFSSLNNGFGGMGTRLEFNSPLHVRHFENLANMAKQGLFVYKGRNNAADATLVSGECAMGTASAGLLGNLKRNAKFDFGVSTMPYYPDVAGAPQNSVIGGASLWVMAGKKNEVYKGVGEFLSYLAKPEVAAASHQRTGYLPVTTAAYELTEKSGFYKENPGADVAVTQMIRKTTDKSRGIRIGNFVQVRTIIDEETENIWSGKKTPKEGLDAAVKRGNEQLERFQKANKG
- the ugpC gene encoding sn-glycerol-3-phosphate ABC transporter ATP-binding protein UgpC; this translates as MASIQFSQVIKRYGSGPKANQVIHGVTADIADGEFVVIVGPSGCGKSTLLRMVAGLEEISEGTISIGARVVNQLEPSERDIAMVFQNYALYPHMSVFDNMAYGLKIKKVPAPDIKARVDKAAAILELSGLLARKPRELSGGQRQRVAMGRAIVRQPQVFLFDEPLSNLDAKLRAQTRLEIEKLHRELGITSLFVTHDQVEAMTLAQRMIVMNAGRMEQFGTPEEVYHRPASTFVAGFIGAPPMNLLSGVPGVRDGVLLGIRPEHLRVVASGGWELQVDTVEMLGAERLVHGHLAGPQGERMIVRMNETEERPLPGQTLHVLPLEDRIHGFDAGTGLRIEA
- the ugpE gene encoding sn-glycerol-3-phosphate ABC transporter permease UgpE — encoded protein: MIERRPVLDFVSHAVLILGVLVIAFPVYVAFVASTQTAAQITGSNPLSLLPGGNIVNSYYLALMGGKVAAGGTIPPGWPMLWVSFVTAMGIALGKIAISLLSAFAIVYFRFPFRGLVFWMIFITLMLPVEVRIGPTYQVVSDLKMLNSYAGLTVPLIASATATFLFRQFFLTVPDELAEAARIDGAGPMRFFKDILLPLSKTTMAALFVIQFIYGWNQYLWPLIATTSEDMYPIVLGIKRAIFGEIYVEWNVVMATAILAMIPPAIVVILMQKWFVKGLVDTEK
- the ugpA gene encoding sn-glycerol-3-phosphate ABC transporter permease UgpA produces the protein MEKRVRFKSAWLPWVLVAPQMAIVLVFFFWPAGQALYQSVLQEDAFGTSREFVGLENFRRLWEDPSYVDSFYTTALFSVLVAAIGICVALLLAVMANRVVRGAAIYKTLLIWPYAVAPVVAGVLWLMIFASPWGVVSYTLQALGYDWNHLLSGRDAMALIVMASVWKQISYNFLFFLAGLQSVPSSVIEAATIDGASPWKRFWSIVFPLLSPITFFLLVMNVIYAFFDTFAIVDAATQGGPGKDTSILVYKVYYDGFKALDMGGSAAQSVVLMAVVILLTVFQFRFVEKKVQY
- the ugpQ gene encoding glycerophosphodiester phosphodiesterase — its product is MPKSELPAWPYPRWIAHRGAGKLAPENTLAAFRLGARHGWRMFECDAKLSSDGVLFLLHDTGLERTTNGQGCAGERSWGELAQLDAGSWHSREFAGEPLPTLERVARWCLANHLQLNIEIKPTPGTEHASGLAVARLAARLWQGQATGPLLTSFQPAALAGAREGAPELARGLLLDEARPDALELAREHACVALVCNHRLWHADSVAAAHAAGLRALSYTVNDEETAGRLWQLGVDGIISDRVELFSPAG